One part of the Plasmodium berghei ANKA genome assembly, chromosome: 2 genome encodes these proteins:
- a CDS encoding eukaryotic translation initiation factor 4E, putative translates to MTKNSECINDINYIEVEKDENKNIDLCSNIEINSTPNNEDIKNSRIKTKLFFKNKKKNTKGDNNCIQENLNTGNDKCDLSGNSQSDTSLSNKKKTNKIECIGKDQCDDKVNETLMSNISIDSTNITSNSSYINSEKLIEYNDAEVKKKYKDNSKKKNDNKSDKTSGASNNNNNNLEFEKDKNDIHKKSENNVNGDKNKKQNNEGENISTNLENNEINTKKKNKINSKKGGNKKTKNKNKKYLQNSWAFSFDKDNRKSYDQYMSNLTTLEPFNTIEKFYKNYKYMKSPSSIKEYYNIYLFKQSFKPLYEEYSNGFICIIKDANNFKNNIADLIWEKMVLLSIGEKFNLVDLSGIQLCIRENEIFFKIWMKNYSNYLKNILTKRLSELLDLHLNVSFVIKILSNTYFNRKNANIKDKTEKGKKYIKNKSSEYSSKREKLNKIKPYGHIINFPPYNLLGNHNIYKKNIDMNLYYLYNQNMGNNPYLYYPLNIPNYYHNGYPEYIYNYNLPINAENVNFMTPDIYIENKFVNSQTNGITFTEKKKKI, encoded by the exons atgacGAAAAATTCGGAATGTATTAAcgatataaattatattgaggttgaaaaagatgaaaataaaaatatcgaTTTGTGTAGCAACATCGAAATTAATAGTACTCCAAATAATGAAGATATCAAAAATAGTagaataaaaacaaaattattttttaagaataaaaaaaaaaatacaaaaggAGATAATAATTGCATTCAAGAAAATTTGAATACTGGTAATGACAAGTGTGATTTAAGCGGAAATAGCCAAAGCGATACAAGTTtgtcaaataaaaaaaaaacaaacaaaatagAGTGTATTGGAAAAGACCAATGCGATGATAAAGTTAACGAAACATTAATGAGCAATATTAGTATTGATAGCACTAATATCACTAGTAATAGTagttatataaatagtgaGAAATTAATTGAATATAACGATGCCGAagttaagaaaaaatataaagataattcaaaaaaaaaaaatgacaatAAATCAGACAAAACTAGCGGAGcaagtaataataataataataacctCGAATTTGAAAAGGACAAAAATGACATccataaaaaaagtgaaaacaATGTTAATGGtgataaaaacaaaaaacaaaataacgagggagaaaatatttcaacCAATTTGGAAAATAATGAGATTAATactaagaaaaaaaataaaataaattcaaaaaagggaggaaataaaaaaacaaagaaCAAA aataaaaaatacttGCAAAATTCCTGGGCGTTTTCATTTGATAAAGACAACCGAAAATCCTATGATCAATACATGAGCAATTTGACAACTTTGGAGCCCTTCAATACGATAGAGAAATTTTacaa AAATTACAAGTATATGAAATCTCCGTCTTCTATTAAGGAGTATTACAATATTTATCTTTTCAAGCAAAGTTTTAAGCCTCTCTATGAA GAATATTCTAACGggtttatttgtattataaaGGATGCAAAcaatttcaaaaataatattgctGATTTAATATGGGAAAAAAtg gTCCTTTTATCAATCGgagaaaaatttaatttagtAGATCTTTCTGGTATACAATTGTGTATAAgggaaaatgaaatattcttcaaaatatggatgaaaaattattccaactatttaaaaaacattttaac GAAGCGATTAAGCGAATTGCTAGATTTACACTTAAACGTGTCCtttgttataaaaatactatCC AACACATATTTTAACAGGAAAAATGCCAACATAAAGGATAAAACTGaaaagggaaaaaaatatattaaaaataaatcatcaGAATATTCCTCCAAAAGAGAAAaattgaataaaataaaaccaTATGGgcatattataaatttcccaccttataatttattag GAAATCacaatatatacaaaaaaaatatagacaTGAACttatactatttatataaccAGAATATGGGTAATAATCCATATTTATACTATCCTTTAAATATACCcaattattatcataacGGTTATccagaatatatatacaactACAATTTACCAATTAATGCTGAAAATGTAAACTTTATGACACcggatatatatattgaaaataaatttgtaaaCAGTCAAACGAATGGAATAACCTTTacagaaaagaaaaaaaaaatatga
- a CDS encoding TatD-like deoxyribonuclease: MKLIFYSIKCVIILWYISEIFIKANVVKIFKNIRYFIYVKNNKTFKIKTKIILHNTKTIKMSEMEHSFIDIGSNLADKMFDGIYNKKKHENDLKYVLNRAKYNNVEKIIITCTCIEDIDKSLNICETYDPKGEFLFLTAGVHPTNSYEFIDKNKIKENDMIAKNEFEEFLKYCKNESNKQELINLECDTKNQGLKVDKNTLNGDLYIPGFLYNEQDQNYLDKLKEKIEKHSNRIVCIGEMGLDFDRLHFCPKYIQIKYFIYQLKLVQMFKLPIFLHMRNCSDTFFEILEKYKPLIEQVGGVIHSFTDKEEIIQKITNYKNLYIGVNGCSLKTLENINAVKKIPMDLLLLETDAPWCSIKKTHASYHYIKDKYEKRNYTNLKKVKNILQCDDTIIFKDRNEPYNIVDIAEITYKIKGENMSFNSFCQKVRCNTVKLFKKLR; this comes from the exons atgaaattaattttttactctataaaatgtgttattattttgtggTATATATCTGagatttttataaaagcTAATGttgttaaaatatttaaaaatataagatactttatatatgttaaaaacaataaaacgtttaaaataaaaacaaaaattatctTACATAATACAAAGACTATAAAAATGAGTGAAATGGAACATTCGTTTATCGATATAGGATCAAATTTAGCAGATAAAATGTTCGACGGAATATACaataagaaaaaacatgaaaatgatttaaaata tGTTTTGAATAGAGCCAAGTATAATAATGTAGAGAAAATCATAATAACATGTACATGCATCGAAGATATTGATAAATCTTTAAACATTTGCGAAACATATg ACCCTAAAGGggaatttctttttttaactgCCGGAGTTCATCCTACAAATTCCTATGAATTCAtcgataaaaataaaattaaggAAAATGATATGATagcaaaaaatgaatttgaagaatttttaaaatattgtaaaaatgAATCCAATAAACAAGAACTTATTAACTTGGAATGTGACACAAAAAATCAGGGTCTAAAAGTAGACAAAAATACATTAAATGgtgatttatatattcctggatttttgtataatgaACAAGAccaaaattatttagataaattaaaagaaaaaatagaaaagcATAGCAATAGAATTGTATGTATCGGAGAAATGGGGCTAGATTTTGATAGATTACACTTTTGTCccaaatatattcaaattaaatattttatataccaATTAAAATTAGTTCAAATGTTTAAATTACCAATCTTTTTACACATGAGAAATTGCTCAGatacattttttgaaatattagaaaaatataaacctTTAATTGAACAAGTTGGCGGAGTTATTCATAGTTTTACAGATAAAGAAGaaattattcaaaaaataacaaattacAAAAACTTATATATAGGAGTAAATGGCTGTTCTTTAAAAACacttgaaaatattaatgccgttaaaaaaataccaatggatcttttattattagaaaCAGATGCTCCTTGGTgttctataaaaaaaacacatgCTTCATACCATTATATTAAGGacaaatatgaaaaaagaaattacACAAACTTAAAGaaagttaaaaatatacttcAATGTGATGatactattatatttaaggATAGGAACGAGccatataatattgt AGATATAGCCGaaataacatataaaataaagggAGAAAACATGtcatttaattcattttgcCAAAA GGTACGATGCAATACAGTAAaactatttaaaaaattaaggtaa
- a CDS encoding early transcribed membrane protein, which produces MKVPKVSALFFVFLLSVCFLPSPSLCDASTGNTKIPNIPNIPNSSGNAQSPTVSGNSIEQTAETSNVATRANHVPAPEKTNGAPVENKDIAKVNDKICAKNKNKPLLISAISAVVAIAVASALGYGIYTKKNLNTPNEDEPSIPSTDDNTRASEESNEQPALDLPIPENTEDIENTN; this is translated from the coding sequence atgaaagtcCCTAAAGTAAGTgcacttttttttgtttttctccTTTCCGTTTGTTTTTTACCATCACCTTCATTATGTGATGCAAGCACCGGTAATACTAAAATTCCTAATATTCCTAATATTCCTAATTCAAGTGGTAATGCTCAATCACCAACTGTAAGTGGTAACTCGATTGAACAAACCGCAGAAACATCAAATGTAGCTACAAGAGCTAACCATGTACCAGCTCcagaaaaaacaaatggTGCACCAgttgaaaataaagatatagCAAAAGTTAATGACAAAATATgtgcaaaaaataaaaataaaccaTTGTTAATTTCAGCAATATCAGCTGTTGTAGCAATAGCAGTTGCAAGCGCATTAGGTTATGGCATATATACAAAGAAAAACTTGAATACCCCAAATGAAGATGAACCATCTATTCCATCTACTGACGATAATACACGTGCTTCTGAAGAATCTAACGAACAACCCGCGCTTGATTTACCAATTCCTGAGAACACCGAAGATATTGAAAACACAAATTAA
- a CDS encoding UMP-CMP kinase, putative, whose product MNIKKIFIKFFFMVTVVFSHFITKNICYSNKKKYIFFLNRTNAHNNSIVYTLKNTHWKNNIRRVKHFNKLFFEKKLFYINKSVERIFFANNIFRMDMHQPFVIFMLGGPGSGKGTQCKLIQENFNFIHISAGDCLREYLIKCEKNETDSKYKEIVEDSIKNGKIAPAEITIELMKHKMKDEINRMKKNEEKCDNEDVEKLNSFSFNLLDEKINLENTNIDENSDNLKYENNIYENNYVLDILKKNKTLKKAKYKFIIDGFPRNYNNLDGWINIIKNYAYVHLCIFLYCDEEHMIKRCINRGLISGRVDDNINTLKKRFEIHNKGCIPIINLFLSENKCIFINANKTIEGVWADIKYVFENM is encoded by the exons atgaatataaagaaaatattcataaaatttttttttatggtAACAGTAGTTTTTTCGCATTTTAtaactaaaaatatatgttattcaaataaaaaaaaatatattttttttctaaatagAACAAATGctcataataatagtatagTGTAcactttaaaaaatacacattggaaaaataatataaggAGGGTTAAACATTTCAATAAGCTCTtctttgaaaaaaaattattttacatCAACAAAAGTGTAGAACGAATATTCTTTGcaaataacatttttagaATGGATATGCATCAGCCTTTTGTG ATTTTCATGCTTGGGGGCCCTGGTAGTGGGAAAGGAACACAATGCAAACTAATTCAAGAAAActtcaattttattcaCATCAGTGCAG gTGATTGCCTACgagaatatttaataaaatgcgaaaaaaatgaaacagATTCAAAATACAAAGAAATTGTAGAAGATTCTATAAAGAATG GAAAAATTGCACCTGCAGAAATAACTATAGAACTAATGAAACATAAAATGAAAGACGAAATTAAtagaatgaaaaaaaatgaagaaaaatgtGATAATGAAGAtgtagaaaaattaaatagtttttcatttaatttattagatgaaaaaataaatttagaaaatactaatattgatgaaaatagtgataatttaaaatatgaaaataatatatatgaaaataattatgtattggatatattaaaaaaaaataaaacactaaaaaaagcaaaatataaatttataattgaTGGATTTCCAAGAAATTACAATAACCTTGATGGATggataaatattattaagaattatgcatatgttcatttatgtatatttctttattgtGATGAAGAACATATGATTAAAAGGTGTATAAACCGTGGACTAATTAGCG GACGAGTAGACgacaatataaatactCTAAAGAAAAGATTTGAAATACACAATAAAGGTTGTATTcctataataaatttatttttaagcGAAAACAaatgcatttttattaatgcAAATAAGACTATTGAAGGTGTGTGGGCcgatataaaatatgtttttgaaaatatgtaa